In Acaryochloris marina S15, a single genomic region encodes these proteins:
- a CDS encoding MATE family efflux transporter — MRQRLTEGNVSAQLIKLTLPLVWGIFAIVAFNLADTYFVGQLGTQELAAMSFTFPVVSTFGSLAMGLGTGAASIIARAIGEGDQTRVKRFTTNSLTLALAIVGVFIVVGLLTIDPLFTALGATADVLPLVRDYMQIWYLGMIFLVVPMVGNSAIRAAGNTATPSVIMTVAAGINIALDPLFILGLGGLPRLELQGAAIATVIARALTFAASLIVLHFKEHLLCFQRPKLSEMLRCWLDILRIGLPAAMTSMITPISVGMITSLLAFYGDEAVAAFGVASRVESFALITLFALAASMGPFVGQNWGAKAYARVERSLKISFQFCLFWGMLMAVLLAATGRQLVSSFNGNPEVVAIAALYLLIVPITYAPAGIIQVSSATFNALGKPIPSVVMTAIRMFVLYIPLAYFGSHFFGIQGIFVATGLSNLLTGVGAYLWNQRTCNLRQTVPLESAL, encoded by the coding sequence GTGAGACAGCGATTAACGGAAGGTAATGTTAGTGCCCAATTGATCAAACTTACCTTACCGCTGGTGTGGGGAATTTTTGCGATTGTTGCCTTCAATTTGGCAGACACCTATTTTGTCGGTCAGCTCGGCACGCAAGAACTAGCAGCCATGAGTTTTACCTTTCCGGTGGTCAGTACCTTTGGTAGCTTAGCCATGGGATTAGGGACGGGTGCTGCTTCAATCATTGCCCGAGCGATTGGTGAAGGGGATCAAACCAGAGTAAAGCGCTTTACCACCAATAGTTTGACCCTAGCTCTGGCTATTGTTGGGGTCTTTATCGTGGTGGGACTATTAACGATTGATCCACTCTTCACAGCCCTGGGAGCAACGGCAGATGTTCTCCCTTTAGTTCGGGACTACATGCAGATCTGGTATCTAGGCATGATTTTCTTGGTGGTACCGATGGTGGGGAACAGTGCAATCCGTGCAGCCGGGAATACTGCAACTCCCAGCGTTATTATGACCGTCGCAGCTGGAATTAATATTGCCCTAGATCCGCTGTTTATATTGGGTCTAGGGGGATTACCGCGTTTAGAATTACAGGGCGCAGCCATAGCAACGGTGATTGCACGAGCCCTTACTTTTGCTGCCTCCCTGATCGTTCTGCACTTTAAAGAACACCTGCTCTGCTTCCAACGCCCTAAGCTGTCCGAGATGCTGAGATGTTGGCTGGATATCCTCCGCATTGGTCTCCCGGCGGCGATGACCAGCATGATTACGCCGATTTCTGTGGGGATGATCACGAGTCTCCTCGCCTTCTACGGTGACGAAGCTGTAGCAGCCTTTGGGGTGGCATCGCGAGTGGAGTCCTTCGCCTTAATCACGCTATTTGCCTTGGCAGCCAGCATGGGCCCCTTTGTCGGCCAAAACTGGGGGGCAAAAGCTTACGCTCGGGTGGAGCGATCTCTCAAGATCAGCTTTCAATTTTGTTTGTTTTGGGGCATGTTGATGGCTGTGTTACTCGCAGCGACTGGCAGACAATTGGTCAGCTCGTTTAATGGCAATCCTGAGGTGGTTGCGATCGCAGCTCTATATCTCCTCATCGTACCTATTACCTACGCTCCAGCAGGGATTATCCAAGTTTCTAGCGCCACGTTTAATGCGTTGGGCAAACCCATCCCCTCCGTTGTGATGACAGCCATCAGAATGTTTGTCCTTTATATTCCTTTGGCCTATTTTGGGTCTCACTTTTTTGGTATTCAAGGCATTTTTGTAGCAACGGGATTGTCTAACCTTCTAACCGGGGTTGGAGCCTATCTTTGGAATCAAAGAACATGCAATCTTCGACAGACCGTACCTCTAGAGTCTGCATTATGA
- the psb34 gene encoding photosystem II assembly protein Psb34, with the protein MPYTTEDRGLVNNFAVEPKSYAAEPASDQKKTMNMALTVGGVLLVVGLCAFAATLS; encoded by the coding sequence ATGCCCTACACCACTGAAGATCGAGGTCTCGTCAATAATTTCGCTGTCGAGCCCAAATCCTACGCAGCCGAGCCTGCATCCGATCAGAAGAAAACCATGAATATGGCGTTGACCGTCGGTGGTGTTCTACTAGTAGTCGGTCTTTGCGCTTTTGCTGCCACCTTGTCTTAG
- a CDS encoding thiazole synthase, which yields MQTIDSSSSAAATEPLQIGHRQFQSRLMTGTGKYDDFEMMRQSIAASGCEILTVAVRRVQTNAPGHQGLAEAVDWHKVWMLPNTAGCQTAEEAIRVARLGREMAKLLGQEDNNFIKLEVIPDSKYLLPDPIGTLEAAEQLVKEGFAVLPYINADPLLAKRLEEVGCATVMPLGSPIGSGQGINNAANIQIIIENSTVPVVVDAGLGSPSEAAQAMEMGADAVLINTAIAKAQDPVMMATAMGMATQAGRLAYQSGRIPIKAYASASSPLMGRVSS from the coding sequence ATGCAAACCATTGATTCTTCCTCCTCGGCTGCGGCGACTGAACCCCTACAAATTGGTCATCGACAGTTCCAGTCAAGGTTAATGACCGGCACGGGCAAATATGACGATTTTGAAATGATGCGGCAAAGTATTGCTGCCAGTGGCTGCGAGATTTTGACGGTTGCCGTCCGTCGGGTGCAAACCAATGCCCCTGGGCATCAAGGCTTAGCCGAAGCCGTGGATTGGCATAAGGTATGGATGCTTCCCAATACCGCTGGGTGTCAAACGGCAGAGGAGGCTATCCGGGTCGCCCGACTAGGACGAGAAATGGCCAAGCTGTTGGGGCAAGAAGACAATAACTTTATCAAGCTAGAGGTGATCCCAGACTCTAAGTATTTGCTACCCGATCCCATTGGCACCTTGGAGGCTGCTGAGCAACTGGTCAAAGAAGGGTTCGCGGTCCTTCCCTATATTAATGCCGATCCCTTGTTAGCCAAGCGCTTAGAAGAAGTCGGCTGTGCTACCGTCATGCCTTTGGGATCTCCCATTGGATCGGGGCAAGGGATCAACAATGCCGCCAATATTCAGATCATTATTGAGAATTCAACCGTGCCCGTTGTGGTAGACGCCGGGCTTGGTTCCCCCAGCGAAGCAGCCCAAGCCATGGAGATGGGGGCTGATGCGGTGCTGATCAATACTGCAATTGCAAAAGCTCAAGATCCAGTGATGATGGCCACTGCCATGGGAATGGCCACCCAAGCTGGGCGATTGGCCTATCAGTCTGGACGTATTCCGATCAAAGCTTATGCTAGTGCCAGTTCTCCTTTGATGGGGCGAGTCTCTAGCTAA
- a CDS encoding sigma-70 family RNA polymerase sigma factor yields the protein MTASLQVSWSRVRVEDSEPHVQIPAAKLGNSELVQLCQAGLRPDRVAFTELLRRYQSHVDRVLYHLAPDWDDRADLAQEVWIRVYRNISRLKEPPKFRGWLSRITTNLFYDELRKRKRHRSPLSLDARLTMADGDIAWEIASGEPGPNESLATHEFYGQLNDAISELPEAFRTTIVLREIEGLAYEEIAEITGVSLGTVKSRIARARLRLQGQLQNYLKG from the coding sequence ATGACAGCCAGTCTTCAGGTATCTTGGTCAAGGGTTAGGGTTGAGGATTCAGAACCTCACGTGCAAATACCAGCAGCAAAACTTGGTAACTCTGAGCTGGTGCAACTTTGTCAAGCTGGGTTGCGCCCCGATCGTGTTGCTTTTACAGAACTCCTTAGACGCTATCAGTCTCATGTCGATCGGGTGCTCTATCATCTCGCTCCCGATTGGGATGATCGTGCTGATTTGGCCCAGGAAGTGTGGATCCGGGTCTATCGAAATATCAGCCGCCTCAAAGAGCCCCCTAAGTTCCGAGGATGGTTGAGTCGGATTACCACCAATTTGTTCTACGACGAACTTCGCAAGCGCAAGCGCCACCGTAGTCCCCTGTCTTTGGATGCGCGGCTGACCATGGCAGATGGTGATATTGCCTGGGAGATTGCTTCGGGGGAACCCGGTCCTAATGAAAGCTTAGCTACCCATGAGTTTTACGGGCAACTCAATGATGCGATCTCAGAACTCCCAGAAGCGTTTCGCACCACAATTGTCTTGCGAGAAATTGAAGGCTTAGCCTACGAAGAAATTGCTGAAATTACGGGGGTTTCCTTAGGAACCGTCAAATCTCGGATTGCTCGGGCTCGTTTGCGGCTGCAAGGGCAATTGCAAAATTATCTTAAAGGTTGA
- a CDS encoding anti-sigma factor encodes MDDIKTIEFDRFELLSAYLDDEASAAERKQVEAWLATDPEFNQCYQQLLQLQRGFQATPVPASTSVEETVEAVFAQVERKPKLALWATVGAAAAVAVAAISSIFSGGGSLVPQTAQNPDRPESSTVAINSPSDNLKPSDLLIAIEQSPVDIPVAINVSDTDAR; translated from the coding sequence ATGGATGACATTAAAACAATAGAATTTGATCGGTTTGAGCTACTGAGTGCCTATCTGGACGACGAAGCCTCTGCTGCTGAGCGGAAGCAAGTAGAAGCTTGGTTAGCTACGGACCCTGAATTTAATCAGTGCTATCAGCAACTTCTGCAACTCCAGCGTGGCTTTCAGGCTACCCCCGTGCCTGCCTCTACATCAGTTGAAGAAACGGTAGAAGCGGTGTTTGCTCAAGTAGAGCGCAAGCCAAAATTAGCCCTGTGGGCAACGGTAGGGGCTGCAGCGGCTGTGGCAGTCGCGGCCATCTCGAGTATCTTCTCTGGAGGCGGGTCTTTGGTCCCTCAAACCGCTCAAAATCCTGATCGCCCAGAGAGTTCCACCGTGGCCATTAACTCGCCATCAGACAACTTGAAGCCTTCGGATTTACTGATTGCCATTGAGCAATCTCCGGTAGATATTCCAGTGGCGATTAACGTCTCGGATACAGATGCTCGGTAG
- a CDS encoding 4-hydroxybenzoate solanesyltransferase, which produces MARLQSKPSTPTWFAIIKLLRWDKPEGRLILMIPALWAIVLAAQGKPSLGLVTIIITGSLATSAAGCVVNDLWDRNIDPQVQRTRKRPLADRSLTIQVGLAVAFIAFACAFGLSRFLNPLSFGLCVAAVPVIICYPLAKRVFPVPQLVLAIAWGFSVLISWSAAVGNLSMGAWLLWAATVLWTLGFDTIYAMPDRPDDRRLGINSSALFFGNYAEAAIAFFLVGTVVCLGVLGYNLNLHFGYWTSLGLSTYLWWRQIDRLRRKNLIPSAYGQLFRQNVWIGLLLLVGMITGSLLR; this is translated from the coding sequence ATGGCCCGCCTTCAGTCCAAACCGTCTACTCCCACTTGGTTCGCAATTATCAAACTATTGCGATGGGATAAGCCCGAAGGCCGCTTAATTCTGATGATTCCGGCCTTATGGGCTATTGTCCTGGCGGCCCAAGGTAAACCCTCTTTAGGACTCGTTACTATCATTATTACCGGCAGCCTAGCGACTAGTGCTGCCGGTTGTGTTGTTAACGATTTATGGGATCGGAATATTGATCCCCAGGTTCAACGTACTCGGAAGCGGCCTTTAGCCGATCGGTCTTTGACTATTCAGGTGGGTTTAGCTGTTGCCTTTATTGCATTTGCCTGTGCTTTTGGACTATCTCGGTTCCTCAACCCCTTAAGTTTTGGGTTGTGTGTCGCTGCGGTTCCCGTGATCATTTGCTATCCATTAGCCAAACGAGTGTTTCCAGTCCCACAATTGGTTTTGGCGATTGCATGGGGCTTTTCAGTGCTGATCAGCTGGAGTGCCGCCGTTGGTAATCTCAGTATGGGAGCCTGGCTATTATGGGCCGCGACAGTACTGTGGACCTTGGGCTTTGACACCATCTATGCCATGCCTGACCGCCCCGATGATCGGCGGCTGGGCATTAATTCCAGTGCATTATTCTTTGGCAACTATGCTGAAGCAGCCATTGCCTTCTTTTTAGTGGGTACGGTCGTCTGCTTAGGCGTGCTTGGGTACAACCTCAATCTTCACTTTGGGTATTGGACATCCCTAGGACTCAGTACCTATCTCTGGTGGCGTCAAATTGACCGACTTAGACGCAAGAACTTAATTCCTAGCGCCTATGGTCAGCTTTTTCGCCAAAACGTCTGGATAGGATTACTCCTATTGGTTGGAATGATTACCGGATCTTTACTGCGCTAA
- a CDS encoding DUF4149 domain-containing protein has product MTIAANNQPNSLAQTSPLNLSVVQTTIIVTVMAWIGASVLMDFIIMPGLYFSGMMSDPGFASAGDMIFSMFNRVELIAGAVVLSGTLFWRATTPQLPLSKAAILLATILLAIPFIYTYGLTPQMSGLGIQLSLFESVVVPDTMDQLHYVYWSFEVLKLAASGVLLSWVWKQSQQA; this is encoded by the coding sequence ATGACCATCGCTGCAAACAATCAACCCAATTCTCTAGCCCAGACTAGTCCACTCAATCTGTCCGTCGTTCAAACAACCATAATTGTGACGGTCATGGCCTGGATCGGGGCCAGCGTCTTGATGGACTTCATCATCATGCCAGGGCTATATTTTTCTGGCATGATGTCAGACCCTGGATTTGCATCAGCCGGGGATATGATTTTCTCAATGTTTAATCGCGTTGAATTAATTGCCGGAGCTGTGGTGCTATCGGGAACGTTATTTTGGCGAGCCACTACTCCTCAGTTGCCTTTGAGTAAAGCAGCCATTCTTCTCGCAACCATTCTTCTCGCCATCCCATTTATCTATACCTATGGCCTCACCCCACAAATGAGTGGTTTAGGAATTCAACTGTCCTTATTTGAATCGGTCGTTGTCCCCGACACCATGGATCAACTGCACTATGTGTACTGGAGTTTTGAAGTTCTCAAGCTAGCAGCCAGTGGAGTGCTTTTATCTTGGGTATGGAAGCAGTCTCAACAGGCCTAG
- a CDS encoding DUF6439 family protein: protein MSSHPPTQVSEPSTPPEVTRETARQLVEQLTITSGDWHRLKANRRARALEQAATAIVFLLNDQSEEGLLRLQQAVGWLDRSISAPPCPTHGHGSQSNPKDPQT, encoded by the coding sequence ATGTCATCCCATCCTCCCACTCAGGTTTCTGAACCATCCACCCCACCAGAAGTCACTCGCGAAACTGCTCGTCAACTCGTAGAGCAGTTAACCATTACTTCTGGGGACTGGCACCGCCTCAAAGCTAATCGTCGCGCTAGAGCATTAGAACAAGCCGCTACGGCAATTGTGTTTCTGCTCAATGATCAGTCCGAAGAAGGATTACTGCGCCTACAGCAAGCCGTGGGTTGGCTCGATCGATCTATTAGTGCACCGCCTTGTCCCACCCATGGACATGGTTCACAGAGCAACCCCAAAGATCCCCAAACGTAG